GCAACAGCGTTGGCAGCAGTGCTGCTGCTGGCGTTGCAGCTCCCTGCAGCGGCGGCGGCCGACGTGCCTCCACCGCCTAACAGCTGCACCCGCATGTGCGGCAACGTGAGCGTGCCGTACCCGTTCGGCGTCGGCCCGGCCGAATGCTACTGGCCGGGCTTCAACCTCACCTGCCACACGAGCGGTCGGGAGGAGGCGCCAAGGCTGCTGCTCGGCGACGGCACCCTCCAAGTGGCGGAGATCTCCATCAAAAACAGCACGGTGCGCGTCATGCGCGCCGGCGATGTAGAAGTCGACGCTGCCGGCAACGGCTTGTTCGGCTGCGGCCTTGCGGACGACGGCCCCTACACGCTGTCTAACTCTAGCGAGCTCGTCGCAGTTGGTTGCAACGTGTATGCGATACTCCAAGAGAAGAACAAGCTCACCATGCTGAGCGGTTGTGCCTCATTCTGCGACGAAGTCTTCGTCGCAGACAATGCGACTGCGATTTATCTGGAGGAACGAGGGAGTTCCCCCGGAACCAAATACAACATGGGCAGCTGCCAGGCGCCCCTCATCCCCGCGCACTACGTCGGGAATGGCGTTCCGGGCCAGGTGAGGTTAAAATATTTCGGTTCGAACGGCAGCATCTACAAAATGTTGCGGGCGATGGTGTTCGTCGCGGAGCAGGGGTGGTATCCTCCGTTAGAAATGGACTATCATAGACCAGATAAGATGGCAGTTCCATTTCTTCTGGACTGGCTGATCGTTGCCCCAGGTCGGCTGGCTAGCGCGGAGTTGACCGACGGCAGGTGCACCTCGGTCGAAGCCCGCGACGTCTGCAAGAGCAGCGAAAGCAGCTGCCGGAAACCTACTAGAGGCTATATTTGCTCTTGCCGGCATGGTTACCAAGGCAATCCTTACATCACCGACGGGTGCCAAGGTTAATTTGCACTGGTTATACACTTATCTTTCTCATTATAGGCAGAAACGATTTTGACTTTCATTCTTCCTTGATCGATAATAATCCTCACAAGTGTCGGCTGGCTATATATATGCAGATATCAACGAGTGCGACTTCCCTGCAAAAGACACCGAGTGCTATGGCGAATGTACCAACACACAGGGATCTTTCGAGTGTCGTTGCCCGCAAGGAACCATTGGCAACCATGCCCTGCCCAATGGCTGCATCGAACCCGCCAAGCAGCCTGCAAAGCCCAGAAACACAGGTTAGCACCGTTTTACATTACTCCCTCGGTTTTCCTTTACTCCACATATTAgctttgtctgaagtcaaactttaCAAACTTTAACATATACAATACCAAATCAATACTATTAGATTTATCATTGaatatatctatatctatatctatctatatctatacctactattaaAGGGAGGTGATATTCTTGGTTTCGTCCCGCTTTGTTTGGTCCCGCTTTAATTAATTTCACATACGCTATGTGGTTTCGTTACTTGCCACCCGTTTTGGCCCAACGGAGGAAACACACCTGACGGCGCACTGTGGCCCACGTCCGGAGAGCTGGCAAAAAATAAAATAGACGATGATAGGGTTCGATCTCATAACCCGCCAACCGGCTACGCACAGTTTGTTTGACTAACCCAGCTAGAGATGTGACAGgatttttttctcccgttgcaacgcacgggcctttTTGCTAGTTTTCACCTCATATAAATTTttattgtaaatgttcatattattttctataaacttggtcaaactttataaaTTTTGACTTTCGTCAAAGTTAATATGCGGACTagataaaaacggagggagtacacgaCAGTAGAAGCCTACCACTCTACTTATGCGCACGAGCTCAAGAAAATAACAATATGCATAATTTCAGGTTTAAGCACCGGAATAGGAGTTGGCAGTGGGGCAAGTGTTATTGTCTTTATTGTCATGGTATTTTTCATGATGCAAAAGTATAAACACCAAAGGGCAACAAAATTGAGACATAAATTCTTTGAGCAAAATCGTGGTCAATTGTTGCAACAATTGGTATCTCAGAGAGTTGATACTGCAGAAAGAATGATCATAAGTTTGGAAGAGCTAGAGAAGGCAACGAACAATTTTGACAAATCTCGTGAGCTTGGTGGCGGCGGGCATGGTACCGTCTACAAAGAGATTTTATCGGATCTCCATGTAGTTGCCATCAAGAAGCCTAAGGTGGTGGTGCAGAAAGAGATTGGTGAGTTTATTAATGAGGTTGCTATCTTGTCCCAAGTCAACCATAGAAATGTTGTAAAACTCTATGGTTGTTGCCTTGAAACAGAGGTCCCAATGTTGGTCTACGAGTTTGTATCCAATGGGACCCTTTATGATCACCTTCATGCCAGGTCATTGTCGTGGGACGACAGGCTACGCATAGCCACTGAAACAGCCAAATCTCTTGCTTATCTTCACTCGTCCGTCTCAATACCTATCATCCATAGAGATATCAAGTCTGTTAACATACTTTTGGATGATACTTTAACATCAAAGGTAGCGGACTTTGGAGCTTCAAGGTACATTCCAATGGAGCAATCAGGGGTAACAACAATGGTGCAAGGTACAATAGGATATTTAGATCCTATGTACTTCTACACATCACGCCTCACGGATAAGAGTGATGTTTATAGCTTTGGTGTCATTCTTGTAGAACTGTTGACTCGAAAGAAGCTCTTTTCATACATGTCCTCTGGAGGTGATAGCCTTGTTGCAAATTTTGTTACCCTGCTTGCAGAAGGCAGCTTATTGCAGATATTAGATCCACGAGTGATCGAAGAGGGAGGCATAGAAGTTGAAGAAGTGGCTAAGCTTGCGGTAACATGTGTGAAAATTAAAGGAGAGGATCGTCCAACCATGAGGCAAGTGGAAATGACACTAGAATGCCTTCAAACATCCACGGACCATGTTCTAGATGGTCAGGTGGCCGAGGAATTTGAGAGGGGTGGCGTTGCAATAATTCCACCATCAACTAATAGTGCCGAAAGGAACAATGATGATTCAACAAGACAATACAGCTTAGAAGATGAGTTTATGTTATCCTCAAGGTACCCTCGGTAGGTAGGTCTGCTTAACCAAGTTTTTAGAACATGCAATTTTGATAATTAATTTTCAAGGATTTGTGTGCACTATTATGCTATTTGTTTAAAGGTGTCACTGATCCGTTTGGTCTAATGGCATTGTTGTTTTCTATGTAACAATAATGTGTGATACAGCGAAAGGAATATTATTTGTGAAGTGTGCCCATGAGGAATTAAAAGCAGTATCTGTGGATTCTTGTAGTTTGTTACATTCTTTGAGGGAATGTAATTTTTTGTATTGACTTATAACTTTATTCAAGCTTGACAAAATTAAATTAAAGGTACAATGCTTAGGGTCCTAGATCCAAGAAATTAAAAAATAACACATTTAACTAAGAATTACAGTGAAATTTCTAGAATCATCTTCTCTATGGCATCAACATTTGCGAGGTGAAATACCATCAAGGCTTCAATCAGGTCGGAGCAGAGACACCACCACTCATACACCTACACGAATTGGCTACCTTCATAGGTTTCAGAAACCATCTTTACTTGCCCATCCAAAAATATTGGAAGCCATGAGCGTTGAGCGTACTTGGGACGAGGATAATCCCTAAAAGGGACAAGTCGTCGAACCACAAAATCTTCAATAGATTACCAAAGCATGACTCCAAAATCATAATGGATCACAACAACAAAAGTGAAAAGAACACTAGCACAAACTATATGAACGATTATGCGAGGACATAAACCTAAAATCTGCAATGTCAGACACATCAAGCCTGGAGAGACACAAACTGTATGGCTCTTTAGCGCACTCCGATAAGACTTTGCCACGGCAGGAAAAGAACCAAAGCATCTTTATTCTCGATGGCATGCTACGATGTTGCCAATGAAAACTGAAGACATGAAGCTAATAAAACTTTTGAATACAACTACGGAGATGGAAGTTCCCCTCACCTCGCAGCATGACGGCTAGATGCATGCGGAATGAAACGAAATGTGTGGCAGTTGAACCTGTGGAACCTTAGCCTCTCATTGATGTGTATGCAATTTGTTACGTGATCCCTCAGTTTGTTACTCAAGGGAGTTGGTGagtccctttttgcacccctaAATTATCCCTTGTTTCTGCATAACAGTTTTAGGATTTTGGAAATTTTACCGTGCCCATGCACCCTTTTTCATTGATTTCGCCAGGTTACCAAAGAAGAAGGATATTTTCTGGAGAGAAGATTATGTGGGATAAAACCAGCCGCACAAGACTTTCTGGAGGCAAAGACGTGTGATaagaacatggatgctcatacgATACGACACTATCACCACCTGGTCAACTACTTCAACCTCGCGTGATCGGATTTCGCAGGTGACAAATAGAGAGGCCAGAACCATGAAGCAGAATTGGAAAACTTCAATTCCAGGAGTGATCCAGAGGGGGAATCGGCAGAAGGGCACCGCCACACCATCAAGGGGACTACGATATcgatcttcatcatcatcgtcatccacATCCTCAACATCATTCATCTCATTGTAATACCAAACCCTAATTTGGATTCTTGTGTGTGTTACATTAATCATTCATCTGCAATTGCCATGAAAGCTTTTATGGTGCATGTTGTCTCTATGTCTGATTACACCGCCGTGTTCTCAAGTATATGGAGGAACCCTAGTATGTGTATGAGCCGAAGGACCAAAAGATAGATGATTCTCGTTGTATGTTGTGTTAATTATTTTTCATGACGTTGTGTGAAGTCGACCTCACAAC
This sequence is a window from Aegilops tauschii subsp. strangulata cultivar AL8/78 chromosome 7, Aet v6.0, whole genome shotgun sequence. Protein-coding genes within it:
- the LOC109753658 gene encoding wall-associated receptor kinase 2-like yields the protein MALTSSATALAAVLLLALQLPAAAAADVPPPPNSCTRMCGNVSVPYPFGVGPAECYWPGFNLTCHTSGREEAPRLLLGDGTLQVAEISIKNSTVRVMRAGDVEVDAAGNGLFGCGLADDGPYTLSNSSELVAVGCNVYAILQEKNKLTMLSGCASFCDEVFVADNATAIYLEERGSSPGTKYNMGSCQAPLIPAHYVGNGVPGQVRLKYFGSNGSIYKMLRAMVFVAEQGWYPPLEMDYHRPDKMAVPFLLDWLIVAPGRLASAELTDGRCTSVEARDVCKSSESSCRKPTRGYICSCRHGYQGNPYITDGCQDINECDFPAKDTECYGECTNTQGSFECRCPQGTIGNHALPNGCIEPAKQPAKPRNTGLSTGIGVGSGASVIVFIVMVFFMMQKYKHQRATKLRHKFFEQNRGQLLQQLVSQRVDTAERMIISLEELEKATNNFDKSRELGGGGHGTVYKEILSDLHVVAIKKPKVVVQKEIGEFINEVAILSQVNHRNVVKLYGCCLETEVPMLVYEFVSNGTLYDHLHARSLSWDDRLRIATETAKSLAYLHSSVSIPIIHRDIKSVNILLDDTLTSKVADFGASRYIPMEQSGVTTMVQGTIGYLDPMYFYTSRLTDKSDVYSFGVILVELLTRKKLFSYMSSGGDSLVANFVTLLAEGSLLQILDPRVIEEGGIEVEEVAKLAVTCVKIKGEDRPTMRQVEMTLECLQTSTDHVLDGQVAEEFERGGVAIIPPSTNSAERNNDDSTRQYSLEDEFMLSSRYPR